The genomic stretch CCTCACGCCTCTTCTGCAAACAACCCTGCTCTGACACACCAGCGACCGCTTGTCTCAGATTAGGGTTTTCTGAGCCTCCCACCTCCGCCGAGCCGATCTCTGTCTGTACTGCTCTCGCCGACACCGAAACTCGCTCCGCTACAACCCAGAGACACGGCACACACGCTGTGTCAGAGACAGCCATCCTGCTTCGACTTGCGCTGGAAGAATCTGGATAAAGGCCTGCTTGCCTGCTGGCGGCTGCTCAAGTTGGTTTACCCAGGGCCGAGGCGTGGTGCTagaggcagcagcgctgGATTCTCTCTGGCGGCATCGGACTGAAGCACCTTGGAGGGATGACCGCAACCGCAACAATGTCCATGGATTCacccacagcagcagcgtccCCGGCGGACCTCGCTTCGACGATGCCAGACTCAATCGACTCTGACCCGGCCCCGCTGAGCGCCTCGACATCGAATCGCCATAGTGCACTGTCCCGGCCACTGTCATATGCGTCCAAGAACAGGTTGTCACAGTACTCTGTCACCGGATCGCTGCCCCCCCCGATCGCGACCTCAATCTCACGTGTTCCCCATGTTCCCCTCGAGTCTGGCCTACACGCAGGTGCGCGACTTCGCATATCCCATCATGCATCCCATGCACTACGGGCCGCCACCCGAGTCCTCGGGGCCGCCGTCCGGGCTTACGACGCCAATGAGTGAAACAAGGCGGCTTTCCGAGCCGTCTGTCTCGTGGGACCAAAAGATGCCGTGGGAGTCATGGACACCGGATGGATTCAACCGAGCACACGATTTACCGCCAATTCACTTTGGGGATGGCCCTCCCTAtagcgaagatgaagacttGCAGAGCCCTGTGGTTTCTACAAGACACCGGAAGCATAAATCAACCTCGGCAGCTCTCCATACTGGCAGGGGGCGCACTGGTCGCGACCCTGACAGAGGCCAATCTGCCATGATTAGCTCGAGCTATGACGATAGCCAGAGCTACTACCTGGGAGTTGGCGGAGACGGAAGCGAGCGATACTATGTGAGCCGTGGAGGCGAGGCGAATGGGCCCGGCGGTGAACTTGTCACATACCCCCCCAGATCAAGGACATCATGGTCATGCATACCAATACTCGCAACGCCGTGAAAACGACATGGATGGGTACCATTCGGATTCCAGCCGCGCATCATCGCCGGGTGGCCCAGGAGTGGACCAATCCCGC from Trichoderma atroviride chromosome 3, complete sequence encodes the following:
- a CDS encoding uncharacterized protein (EggNog:ENOG41), with the protein product MSMDSPTAAASPADLASTMPDSIDSDPAPLSASTSNRHSALSRPLSYASKNRLSQYSVTGSLPPPIATSISRVPHVPLESGLHAGARLRISHHASHALRAATRVLGAAVRAYDANE